A DNA window from Hordeum vulgare subsp. vulgare chromosome 1H, MorexV3_pseudomolecules_assembly, whole genome shotgun sequence contains the following coding sequences:
- the LOC123412536 gene encoding UPF0481 protein At3g47200-like, with product MTSIEVAVAGGSGKRTWVSDVEKRLNEADKLVEVSQWERHCIYRVPACIKDIKSKAYQPQVVSLGPFHHGDPNLVPMEEHKRRALRHLLRRAGRPLDGFVAAVEDIAEQLESAYMDLGGEWRAGIDGKGRERFLEMMIVDGCFLLEVMRRTAAGNSKQVDDYAGNDPIFSRHGILYMVPYIKRDMLMLENQLPLLVLQRLVAVETGKPPNDDFINRMVLRFLAPFSRPLQPGGRLGLHPLDVFRRSMLFGEYQKIRSSEDNTQDNDIIRSAVELYEAGIQFKTSKSSSLHNIRFKHGVLSMPTVPVDDSTEYMFLNMMAFERLHVGAGNDVTAYVFFMDNIIDSAKDVALLSSKGIIQNAVGSDKAVAKLFNSISRDVVLEPDSALDAVQRQVNGYFRQPWNMWRANLIHTYFRSPWAFLSLAAAVFLLVMTIMQTVYTVMPYYRDSNSPPAAPSPM from the exons ATGACATCGATCGAAGTGGCGGTGGCCGGCGGCAGTGGCAAGAGGACATGGGTGTCGGACGTGGAGAAGAGGCTGAATGAGGCGGACAAGTTGGTGGAAGTGTCGCAGTGGGAACGGCACTGCATCTACCGCGTGCCGgcgtgcatcaaggacatcaagAGCAAGGCGTACCAGCCGCAGGTGGTGTCGCTGGGCCCGTTCCACCACGGCGACCCCAACCTGGTGCCCATGGAGGAGCACAAGCGCCGGGCTCTGCGCCACCTGCTCCGGCGCGCTGGCCGGCCTCTCGACGGCTTCGTCGCCGCCGTCGAGGACATCGCGGAGCAGCTGGAGAGCGCGTACATGGACCTCGGCGGCGAGTGGCGCGCCGGCATCGATGGCAAGGGCAGGGAGCGGTTCCTGGAGATGATGATCGTCGACGGCTGCTTCCTGCTGGAGGTGATGAGGAGGACAGCCGCCGGGAACTCGAAGCAGGTCGACGACTACGCCGGCAACGACCCCATCTTCAGCCGCCACGGGATACTCTACATGGTGCCCTACATCAAGCGAGACATGCTCATGCTCGAGAACCAGCTGCCGCTGCTCGTGCTCCAGAGGCTCGTCGCCGTAGAGACGGGAAAGCCCCCG AACGACGACTTCATCAACAGAATGGTGCTAAGGTTTCTGGCCCCATTTTCACGGCCGCTGCAACCAGGCGGTCGCCTAGGACTCCACCCACTCGACGTCTTTCGCCGGAGCATGCTCTTCGGCGAATACCAGAAGATCCGGAGCTCGGAGGACAACACGCAGGACAACGACATCATCCGGTCGGCGGTGGAGCTCTACGAAGCCGGGATCCAGTTCAAGACGAGCAAGTCAAGCAGCCTGCACAACATCCGCTTCAAGCACGGCGTGCTGAGCATGCCGACGGTGCCCGTGGACGACTCCACCGAGTACATGTTCCTCAACATGATGGCGTTCGAGCGGCTGCACGTCGGCGCCGGGAACGACGTGACGGCCTACGTCTTCTTCATGGACAACATCATCGACTCGGCCAAGGACGTGGCGCTGCTGAGCTCCAAGGGGATCATCCAGAACGCCGTGGGCAGCGACAAGGCCGTGGCCAAGCTGTTCAACAGCATCTCCAGGGACGTGGTGCTGGAGCCGGACAGCGCGCTCGACGCCGTGCAGAGGCAGGTGAACGGCTACTTCAGGCAGCCGTGGAACATGTGGCGTGCCAACCTCATCCACACCTACTTCAGGAGCCCGTGGGCGTTCCTCTCCCTCGCTgccgccgtcttcctcctcgtcatgACCATCATGCAGACCGTCTACACGGTGATGCCGTACTATCGGGACAGCAACAGTccgccggcggctccatctcccaTGTGA